In one Heteronotia binoei isolate CCM8104 ecotype False Entrance Well chromosome 1, APGP_CSIRO_Hbin_v1, whole genome shotgun sequence genomic region, the following are encoded:
- the ASF1A gene encoding histone chaperone ASF1A: protein MAKVQVNNVVVLDNPSPFYNPFQFEITFECIEDLSEDLEWKIIYVGSAESEEYDQVLDSVLVGPVPAGRHMFVFQADAPNPGLIPDADAVGVTVVLITCTYRGQEFIRVGYYVNNEYTETELRENPPVKPDFSKLQRNILASNPRVTRFHINWEDNTEKLTDAESSNPNLQSLLSTDALPSASKGWSTSENSLNVMLESHMDCM, encoded by the exons ATGGCAAAGGTTCAGGTGAACAATGTAGTGGTGCTGGATAATCCTTCTCCCTTCTACAACCCTTTCCAGTTTGAAATCACCTTCGAGTGCATAGAGGATCTGTCGGAAG ATTTGGAATGGAAAATCATTTATGTGGGCTCAGCAGAAAGTGAGGAATATGACCAAGTTTTAGATTCTGTTTTGGTGGGTCCTGTTCCTGCAGGAAGACACATGTTTGTATTTCAG GCAGATGCTCCTAATCCAGGACTCATTCCTGATGCAGATGCTGTAGGAGTTACAGTTGTATTAATCACTTGCACCTACAGAGGTCAAGAATTTATTAGAGTTGGCTATTATGTAAACAATGAATATACTGAAACAGAATTGAGAGAAAATCCTCCTGTTAAACCGGACTTTTCTAAG CTGCAGAGGAACATTTTGGCATCCAATCCCAGGGTCACAAGATTCCACATTAACTGGGAGGACAACACTGAAAAACTGACAGATGCAGAGAGCAGCAATCCAAACCTCCAGTCACTCCTTTCTACAGATGCATTGCCTTCTGCTTCAAAAGGGTGGTCAACATCAGAAAATTCACTAAATGTTATGTTAGAATCTCATATGGACTGCATGTGA